A stretch of Polypterus senegalus isolate Bchr_013 chromosome 5, ASM1683550v1, whole genome shotgun sequence DNA encodes these proteins:
- the LOC120529528 gene encoding M-phase-specific PLK1-interacting protein, which produces MYRQSFRHPAPPSNGGMVQRAGRFRSPPPGDIYGGGGGGGHASLIHSQAWGFPNSTSPTGGQGHWPYSGKSPNTPPKIFHGSNSGGGGSSMGRYSSPSPGHTPRRPSPRYTPPYGTSPGGHPYQQQQRHHHQRSPGQQRHYQGSPRTSTPFASARGIEKRVSNDVENYYRPSMLEDPWASLEPVNVKDINQQFSKEQTTNTGKRGRYFS; this is translated from the exons ATGTATAGGCAGAGTTTTCGACATCCAGCTCCCCCGAGTAATGGTGGTATGGTTCAAAGAGCCGGAAGATTTCGGAGTCCACCACCGGGAGATATATACGGAGGTGGTGGTGGCGGTGGCCATGCAAGCTTGATACACTCTCAAGCTTGGGGATTTCCTAATTCGACGTCTCCTACAGGAGGCCAAGGGCACTGGCCTTATTCTGGAAAATCTCCTAATACTCCTCCGAAGATTTTTCACGGCAGTAACTCCGGCGGCGGGGGCAGCAGTATGGGAAGGTATAGCAGCCCGTCTCCGGGTCATACCCCGCGGAGACCGAGTCCTAGGTACACGCCTCCATATGGTACTTCACCGGGAGGCCATCCATACCAACAACAGCAGCGGCATCATCATCAGCGCAGTCCCGGACAGCAGAGACACTATCAG GGTTCACCAAGGACATCTACACCATTTGCTTCTGCACGCGGCATAGAGAAAAGAGTGTCTAATGATGTGGAAAACTATTACAGACCTTCAATGCTTGAGGATCCCTGGGCTAGCCTAGAGCCAGTTAATGTTAAAGACATTAACCAGCAGTTCAGCAAAGAACAAACAACCAATACTGGTAAAAGAGGGAGGTATTTCAGCTGA